The Salvelinus namaycush isolate Seneca chromosome 38, SaNama_1.0, whole genome shotgun sequence genome includes a window with the following:
- the LOC120031814 gene encoding involucrin-like: protein MKNIKTTPATLGKQKQNIKTTPATLGKQKQNIKTTPATLGKQKQNIKTTPATLGKQKQNIKTTPATLGKQKQNIKTTPTTLGKQKQNIKTTPATLGKQKQNIKTTPATLGKQKQNIKTTPATLGKQKQNIKTTPATLGKQKQNIKTTPATLGKQKQNIKTTPATLGKQKQNIKTTPATLGKQKQNIKTTPATLGKQKQNIKTTPATLGKQKQNIKTTPATLGKQKQNIKTTPATLGKQKQNIKTTPATLGKQKQNIKTTPATLGKQKQNIKTTPATLGKQKQNIKTTPATLGKQKQNIKTTPATLGKQKQNIKTTPATLGKQKQNIKTTNPHLCYEKKNSDERLNQSVNREHTDRQNNNQTERELLLSPLVAKGDL, encoded by the coding sequence ATGAAGAACATTAAGACAACACCAGCAACTCTAGGAAAGCAGAAACAGAACATTAAGACAACACCAGCAACTCTAGGAAAGCAGAAACAGAACATCAAGACAACACCAGCAACTCTAGGAAAGCAGAAACAGAACATCAAGACAACACCAGCAACTCTAGGAAAGCAGAAACAGAACATTAAGACAACACCAGCAACTCTAGGAAAGCAGAAACAGAACATTAAGACAACACCAACAACTCTAGGAAAGCAGAAACAGAACATCAAGACAACACCAGCAACTCTAGGAAAGCAGAAACAGAACATCAAGACAACACCAGCAACTCTAGGAAAGCAGAAACAGAACATCAAGACAACACCAGCAACTCTAGGAAAGCAGAAACAGAACATCAAGACAACACCAGCAACTCTAGGAAAGCAGAAACAGAACATTAAGACAACACCAGCAACTCTAGGAAAGCAGAAACAGAACATCAAGACAACACCAGCAACTCTAGGAAAGCAGAAACAGAACATCAAGACAACACCAGCAACTCTAGGAAAGCAGAAACAGAACATCAAGACAACACCAGCAACTCTAGGAAAGCAGAAACAGAACATTAAGACAACACCAGCAACTCTAGGAAAGCAGAAACAGAACATCAAGACAACACCAGCAACTCTAGGAAAGCAGAAACAGAACATTAAGACAACACCAGCAACTCTAGGAAAGCAGAAACAGAACATCAAGACAACACCAGCAACTCTAGGAAAGCAGAAACAGAACATCAAGACAACACCAGCAACTCTAGGAAAGCAGAAACAGAACATCAAGACAACACCAGCAACTCTAGGAAAGCAGAAACAGAACATCAAGACAACACCAGCAACTCTAGGAAAGCAGAAACAGAACATTAAGACAACACCAGCAACTCTAGGAAAGCAGAAACAGAACATTAAGACAACACCAGCAACTCTAGGAAAGCAGAAACAGAACATCAAGACAACAAACCCGCATCTATGTTATGAAAAGAAAAACAGCGATGAAAGACTAAACCAATCAGTCAACAGAGAACACACTGATAGACAGAACAATAATCAGACGGAGAGAGAACTCCTGCTATCTCCCCTGGTCGCCAAGGGAGATCTctag